GCATGAGCGAGCTAGACACTTCCGATGAAATTTATATCCACTGTAAAACGGGGGGGCGGAGCTTGAGAGCGCTGTGTCAACTTCGCGATGCTGGTTTTACGAAGTTGTTTAACGTAGAAGGTGGTATCCATGCATGGTCCGATAGAATCGATTCCTCGGTACCTCAGTACTAGTTCTTGCCTCTTCTCGCTTGTAAGTATAATTTCCTTCAAAAAGAAGGTTGCTTTCCCAAGTATGGTCTTCCATAAGGGTGGCGTGGGTTTAGCTTTAGCTTCGCACGTCCGTGGTGTTCGTACTAGATTTCTTCTTCTTTTCATGCAGAGAGGGTTGTTCTCCCAGGGGAGCCGATGCAAATTGCTCCAACACTCTGGAATACTAGACTAGAGAAATGGGAGTTGGACCTCCAGTAGAAGTCCATAAATATCCCTGCCATAAGGAGCAACCCCATGGTTGCATTGCTTAAGACCCAGTTGGCAGCTATCTTCGTGCTAGAGTCCGTCGCGAAATGCCTGTACATCAGGAGCAGGAGACAGGCAATCAGTCCCAGTGCAACAGCATAGGGGAAACCGAGCTGTTCCACCCATCCGAAAAGGACGAGTGAGAGGAGCATTCCCACGTGGAGCCATTGTGCTGTACGGATCGACGTGGTTACACCCAGTAGGACCACCATAGATTTAAGACCTTCCCGCCGGTCCACCTCAACATCTTGTATGGCGTAGACCATATCAAATCCTGCTGCCCAAAGAAAGACACACAGTGCCAGTATTAGCGGAGGCAGAGCAAATTCTCCAGTTACTGCGTTCCATGCCCCTATGGGAGCTACTGACAGTGCTAGCCCCAAAAAAAACTGCGACGCATAGGTAAACCGCTTTGTCAGGGAGTAAAAAAAGACAATTCCCAAAGCAAGAGGAGAAAGTGCCAGACATAGTCTGTTAATTGCCCAAGTGGTGCCTATAAAGGCTAGGGAAGAGATAGCACAGGCCGCAATGGCAGTTGGCTGACTTACCAGTAGATGACGACAGGCAGTACGAGGGTTGCGTTTGTCTAGCTCTCGATCTACCACTCGATTAAACGTCATGGCTGCTGTCCGAGCGCAAACCATGGCCACAACGATGAGTAGAAGAATTCCACGGGAGGGAAATCCATGTGCAGCCGTGAGCATAGAGCCCAAAGCAAATGGCAAGGCAAAAATTGTATGAGAGAAACAAACAAACTGAAGAAAAGCCCGGAGTGGACCCATGCTGTGTTTCTGCATTGTCTTCTTAGAGGAATTGAGGGACTTTAATCATCCGAGGATAGTTAGAGCGTATACAAACTACACCACATCGATCTAGAAAGCTTCTATCCTACTTTTTTCTATCCGGGCCTTTCTAACAAACTGGCAGTTAATGGCAGTTAACTACAGAAAAGGCATCCCCCGCCACATGCGCTCCCCTGGGCGAGACGCTAAAATCCCATCGTAACTTAACTGCAGTCCTCAACAAAAAAGCAAGCCACGTCAGAATCACAGCTTCCCATCCCCGCTAGTGAGGATGCAACGTGCTAGCATAGCACCGCAGGTTTGCCCTCATTTTCCTTTTCTGGAGCACCCCCCTTTTTTTCCTCCACAGCGAGAAACTCTTTAGGGGAAGGTACCATGCCCTCTCGTATGTCCAACTCTGAAAAGAAACAACTTTCAGAACCTGAGTGACATGCCGATCCCTTCTGTTCTACATAAAAAAGAAGAGTATCTCGGTCACAGTCTACAAACCAACGTACGATTTTCTGAACGTTGCCACTGGTCTCTCCCTTAAGCCAGAGCTTATTTCTAGAACGGCTCCAGTAGTGCATGAATCCCTTGGCTAGGGACTGCTCTATAGAATCCTTGTTCATCCATCCCATCATCAGAACACGACCGTAGTGGTGTTTCTTGGAAGTTAGTATTTGCTGCACAATCGCAGGGATTAATCCCTCTGCATTAAACTTAAAATCAAGGTCCATTTTGGGCATACTCTCTCCGTTGAGTTACACAACAAAGCTACCTGATGGGGAATATGGGACCTAGGTGAGTAAATCTCAAGCGTCTTCCGAGATTTGTGCTTTTCTAGGGGCTATTTCATCTTGTTGCTAGTTGCCAAGAAAGATGATTCCAGTCAACCATCCCCAATTTCCAGCAATTGTATCCCAGTTTTCCTTGCGGCGATTTCCCTTGTCTGGATAGCCTACAGGACAAGCCTGGAAGAAGGCCTGGGCCTACTTTCGCTGCGATCCGCACTCGGCGTTTGTTAGTACGCGAGAGAGAATTCGAAGATTGCTCTCCAGCTATGCTTCTCCAGTGCCTTATAGTGCCAGTAGTCCAAGCAGGTGTGCTAACACACTTGTCTCAATAAAAGCCATCACCAAAACTGCTAATACCCTATGGGAATGTGGATCGGAAAAAATAGAAAGGCGCGCGTTACTTATGGATTTGATGAAATCTCCCTGGTTCCTGGCACAGTTACCATCAACCCAAATGAGGTAGATACCACTTTCGCCATTCCAAGAAAAAGAGGAGAACCCATCCGGCTTAACATTCCTATTCTTGCAAGTGCAATGGATGGCGTGGTGGACGTTTGTTTTGCACGGGAAATGGGGCTGCTTGGTGGCCTTGCAGTCCTTAACTTGGAAGGAATACAGACCCGCTATGAAAATCCCGAAGAAATTTTTGACGAAATCCTCAAGGCTAAGAGGGAACACGTTACCTCCTTACTACAGAGACTGTACCAGAAACCTGTGCAGGAGGTGCTTGTTGCCAGACGTATCCAGCAAATCAAGGAATCTCAGATCACTACTGCGGTGAGCTCCATCCCGCAAAATGCAGAACTGTATGGTCGCATTGCAGCAGAGGCGGGAGCGGATGTTTTTGTGATCCAAAGTACTGTGTCTACCGTTCGGCATATTTCTAGTGAGTATAAATCTCTTGAGCTTGCTAATTTTTGTAAAAAAATTCCCCTGCCAGTAATCGTTGGTAATGCTGTCAGCTATAGCGTAACACTTGAAATTTTGGAATGTGGAGTAGCAGGAGTCCTGGTTGGTGTTGGCCCCGGAGCTGCCTGCACCTCCCGCGGAGTGCTTGGCTTAGGGGTGCCTCAGGTTACTGCCACGGTAGATTGTGCTGCGGCGCGCGATGCTTTTTATAAAAAAAGTGGATCCTATGTCCCCATTATTACCGATGGAGGAATGTGTAAAGGAGGCGACGTATGCAAAGCGCTAGCATGTGGTTCGGATGCGGTAATGGTGGGGAGCGCATTTGCCAAAGCCAAGGAGGCTCCTGGCAGAGGTTATCACTGGGGCATGGCCACCCCTCACGCAAATCTTCCCCGGGGTACGCGTATTCATGTGGGTACCACTGGAAGCTTGCAACAGATCCTTTTTGGTCCGGCTGGGGTGGATGACGGCAGTCAAAACCTCATAGGAGCCATCACTACTTGTATGGGCAACGTAGGCGCTGCTTCCATCCGCGCATTTCAGGAAACAGAAATCATTATTGCACCTTCTATCCAAACCGAAGGCAAACTCCTTCAGGTAGTACAGAATGTAGGGATGGGCTCACAATGAACACAGCGCAGTCGCCACGAAGCCAATAAACAATTCCTTCCGTTGAGCTTTCCTGTACTTCCTAAGTTTGATCCAATTGATGAGTGATCGCAGGGTCGTCGTGACCGGTCTAGGCGTCATAACCCCACTCGGTAACGACGTAAAAACATTTTGGAAGAACCTGACTGAAGGCCGGAGTGGTGTTCGCCTTTATCAGGCATTCGACTCGGAGATTTACTCCTGCAAAATTGCGGGAGAGGTCCAGAGTTTTGATCCTGTCGGAGTTTTCAAGGAGGCGGGCAAATTGCATCGCTCCACCGAGCACGACCTATGCTCTAGAGGTACCAAGTCTTTTGAAAAAATTGCAATGTCCAAAGCCCTTAAGGAAGCTAGGCGCTCAGATCGATTCACTCAGTTTGCCGTAGCTGCTGCCACCATGGCCTTGTCAGACTCAGGATTAGATATTAAAACCATACAACGTGATCGTTTCGGCGTTCTGATCGGAAGTGGCATTGGAGGCTTGCAAAGCATGGAAGATGAAACAAAGCGTCTGTATGCACGTGGGCCATCCCGTGTTTCCCCTTTCACAATTGCAATGATGATTAGCAATATGGCCAGCGGCGTGGTTTCGATGGAGTTTGGTATCTGTGGACCCAACATGTCCATCGTAACAGCTTGTGCAACTGCCAATCATTCCATCGGGGAGGCCTGGCGTATCATCAAGTTCGGTGATGCCGATGTATTTTTGGCAGGTGGTGCCGAGGCGACCATTACACCTCTAGGTATATCAGGGTTTTCGGCCATGAATGCGTTAAGTCTTAGGAATAGTGAACCGGAGCGCGCCTCCCGCCCATTCGATCGCGACCGCGACGGATTTGTTATGGGAGAAGGTGCCGGAATACTTCTTATTGAAGAGTTAGAACATGCTAAACGTCGTGGAGCATCCATTTATTGTGAACTTTCCGGATATGGCTTAAGTAGTGATGCGTACCATATGACACAGCCTCTTCCGGAGGGAGAGGGAGCGGCACGCTGTATGAGAATGGCTATGCGGCACGCTGGTGTAAATTCGGGGGAAATTGATTACATCAATGCGCACGGGACCTCTACGCCTATCGGTGACATTTGTGAGACCAGGGCGATTAAGCTGGCGTTAGGCAGCAGTGCCAAAACTACCATGGTAAGCTCGACAAAGTCCATGACTGGCCATCTGCTTGGGGCAGCTGGTGGGGTGGAAATGGCTGCCTGTGTCCTGGCCATTAAATATGGAGTTGTGCCTCCAACGATCAATCTTGAGCATCAAGATCCGGAATGTGATCTTGACTACGTACCAAACCAGGCTCGTGAGCAGAAGGTGTGTGTCGCTATTAACAACTCATTTGGCTTCGGTGGTCATAATGCCACTCTGCTTGCACGTAGATTTCCAGATTAGGGATAAAAGAAATGGAGGAGGGTGCAACCTAAAGATTATTGCTTGGAACTTTCTCTCAAATGCCGGGAGAGGATTTTGCCTTCAAAAAGTAGCAAAAAATCATCCCTTCCTCTTTTTTATTCTTCTTGGACAAGAAGAAGAGCTTCTAGCTCTTCCAGCCGGTTGGCAAATAGATGTAATGCAGCCTGGATAGGTTCCGAAGAATTCATATCTACTCCAGCTGCCTGTAGAGCTGCAATTGGGAATTGACTCCCTCCGCTCCGTAGAAGGCCAAGGTATGCAGCAGTTTCTCCGCTTTCAAGTACCTTATTGCACAAGGTCACAGCTGCAGAAATGCCGGTTGCATATTTATAAACGTAAAATGCGTCGTAAAAGTGAGGAATTCGCAGACACTCAAGCTCTGCGACATCGTCAACCACCACTTCTTGTCCGAAAAAAGCATCGAGTAAGGATCGATAAGAGGATCTTAAAAAGTCTAGCGTGAGTGCACGTCCTTCCTCTTCGGCTGCGTGGATGATTTTTTCAAATTCCGCAAACATCGTCTGTCGAAAGAGACTCCCCTGCAAATCATCGATTTGTCGATTAAGTAGGTAGGTATACGCAGGGAGATCACTTGCTTTGGAAAGCAAGTGCTCGGTAAGTAGTATCTCATTAAAGGCAGAGGCGACCTCTGCGAGAAAGATGGAATAACGGTAGTTTTGAAAACTCTGGGTCCTGCTCGAGTACCACGTGTGCATGGAATGGCCTGCTTCGTGAGCAAGGGTATAGAGGTCAGAAAAGACATCCTTCCTGTAATTCATAAGGAGATAGGGAGGACTCGAGTAGCTACCGGCACTGAATGCTCCACTATATTTCCCTTTGTTTTCGTAGCGATCACACCAGCGTTCGACCATTAGTCCATTGTGGAGTACACTGACATACTCTTTCCCTAAGGGGGCAACTGCAGACAGGACTTTTTCTACTGCTACCTCAAACGGAATACTTGTCTGGGCATTATCTACTAACGGCACTAGCAGGTCGTAGACGTGGACGGCGGAAAGATTTAGCACACGCCGGCGTAGACCATGGTAACGGTGCAATAGGGGGAGATGGGCACGGACGGTAGCGATCAAGCCATCATACAACGATAGTGGAACGTCGTCATAGAAGAGCGCTGCTTCCTGCGCCGATGAAAAATTTCTTGCCCGCGCATGAAAAACATCCTGACGTACCGAGACTGCCAAAGCAGCTGCGAGCGTATACCTGTGATCAGAAAACTCCTGGTAGAATTTTCTGAATGCTTCCCTCCTGATCGTCCTATTTCTCCTAATAAGGAGGGAGGTGAGGGTATTTTGCGTTAATTGAATTTTATGGTTGGCGTCCTCCCTATCATGGACGTAACCAAAACTCATATCAACATTGGTTAGCTGAGAAAAAACAGTACCAGAACCTTCTAGTACCCCTCCGACAAGAGCCAAAAGATTCTCCTCTGGCTCAGAGAGCGTGTGTGGTTTTGTGCGCAAAATTCTCCGGAGAAAGGACATCCATTCCTCCAAGGAAGGATCTTGCAGCCAACCAATAAACACATTTTCAGGTATCCTTTGTAGTTCCGGTGCTATAAAGGAGAAGGTCCGCTTTAGATGCGGGGTAAAGCTGACCAAGCGAGCTTCTCGATCAAGTGCTTTTTCGTTTGAGTTATCCTCACTGAGACGCAACATCGCGTACTCACATACTCTCTCATTGAGTACGTCAATCTCCCTCTTAAGTTCCAGGCACCTTTTCAGGGTTTTTGGGGAATCCGAGAGGTGCCCACGGAATTTGAGGATTTCAGTGTGACATGCTTTCAGCTTTCTAAAGGCATTTTCCCAGTCAGATTCGCTAGAAAAAATTGCCTTTAAGTTCCAAGTATCCCGCGGACAAATTGCAGATCGGTCAGGAACACAAACATTTAAGCTCACGGGAATACTCCAAATCTCGTGTCCTGCTCACTTGCACATCCGCCAAAACTTGTTTTATGACCGGACTTACAGAGTCCTTGTGGAGAAGCCGTTATCTAGAGTAAAGCTCGACGACCAGCTGCTCGTTCACAATCGGATTAATGTCCTCTCTGGAGGGAAGTCTAACCATTCTCCCAGTCAAGTTCCCAAGGTCAACTAGGAGCCAACCTGGAACCGTTGCACTGTGAGCCAGCTCTAGGACTTTCTGAACCATGGACCTAGAACTAGGAGCCCCCTTAATACCTATTTGATCCCCAGGACGCAGATTTGCAGAGGCGATGTCTATTTTGCGGCTGTTTAAAAAAACATGACCATGAGCAACAAGCTGTCGAGCCCCTCGTAGTGTTCTAGAGAACCCCATCCGATAGACGATGTTATCCAAGCGAGTCTCAAGCAGCTGAAGGAGAATCTCTCCGGTGACCCCTTTTTTAGTTAGGGCCTGTCGAAAATAACGCCGGAACTGGCGCTCGAGGACGCCATATTGGCAACGCAGCTTCTGCTTTTCTGCAAGGGCCAATGCATAATCGGAGATCTTGCGACGTATACTCCTACTGGGACCGTGTACTCCTGGGGGATAGGTCTTGTTCTCAAATGCCCTGGCAGATCCCTCAATGAGAACACCATATCGGCGGCTGACTTTCGTTTTTGGTCCAGTACGACGTGCCATGAAATAGTCAACTAAACGCGGCGTTGCTTTGGAGGACGACACCCATTATGTGGGACAGGAGTGACATCTTGAATGAGGCTTATTTCCAACCCAATCGCTTGAATAGCACGCACAGCCGACTCGCGCCCTGCCCCTGGGCCTTTTACACGCACCTCCACTTCTTTGAGACCATATCCCATTGCCTGGCGGCAGGCATCCTGTGCAACAAGTTGAGCAGCATAGGCTGTACTTTTCCTTGAACCCTTAAAACCGCATTTACCAGCGCTAGACCAACCTACAACCTTTCCATTTTGGTCTGCAATACTCACGATAGTGTTGTTGAAACTAGCCAAGACGTGGACGATACCCTGCACTATGCTTCTGCCGCCTCTGACCCTAGCCTTGGAGCTTTTTTTTGTTTTCCCCCGGCTGTCCCCAGCCTGCCTCTCACCCTTTTTCTGAAACCTAGGAGAGACACCCTCCTCGGAGGCGGGCTTGTCCGCCACCTCTTTAAGAGTCTCCACCATCTCCTCGTCAACTCGCTCAACAGCCATTGTAGAATAGGGAAGAGAATAGGGAAAAAGGGAGTGCGCGAAAAAAACCCCCAGTTCCTCTCCTCCCCTCCGGGGGGGGGAAACCCACCTTATCGACGCCCCACGCACGTACCCCAAGGGAAAAGGAACAATCAGACAATTTCATAGATAATATCGGGCGCAAAACCCCAGCTGGACGACTAGCAAGTATTACCCACCTTGAAAAGGAAAATCGCCCTTCACCCCCCCTTGTATCACACTTTACCGGATTTAGCATTTTTATTTCTGGCAATACCAACTGTTCTGCGGGCTCCCTTTCTGGTACGAGCGTTGGTGGATGTGCGTTGGCCACGCACTGGTAGCCCACGACGATGGCGCATTCCACGGTAGCAATTAATGCCTTGCAGGCGCTTAAGGTGATTTTGCACCTCTCGACGCAGGTCCCCTTCGGTCAAAATCTTGCTGGCAGAAATAGCATGAACAATTGCTGCAATTTGCTCTTGGCTCAGCGCTTTAGCTCGAAGATCGACCCCAATATCAGCTTGCTCCAAAATGCGCGCGGCTGTGCGCTTGCCGATTCCATAGATATACTGCAGAGAAGCCTCAATGCGCTTGTCGCCAGGGATTTCAACACCAAGGAGTCGCGGCATAATATTAATAAATGGTCAAAATAGCTGGACGCATACGGTTAGCCCTGACGCTGTTTGTGCTTTGGGTCCTTACAAATGACCCGCACGACGTTTTTCCTCCGCACGATCTTACAGCTTCCACACTGGCGTTTTACTGAGGCTCTGACTTTCATTCCATCGTCTCGCGGTTTTATCTGCATCGATAAGTGATGCGCCCCTTGGCTAGATCATAAGGAGAGATCTCCACTGTAACCATGTCACCAGGTAGAATGCGAATAAAATTTAGCCTCATTTTCCCAGAGATATGGGCCAGAACGCGTTGCCCACCTTCCAACTCCACACGAAACATCGTGTTAGGCAGAAGCTCAACCACCTTACCCTTTACTTCAATAGAGTGTTCCTTGGACATGTTAGAATTTCCGGCTTTTCATTTGTTACAAGCACAGTGTGCTCAAAATGAGCGGACTGACTTCCATCCGCGGTTACAACAGTCCATTTGTCCTCAAGCATGCGGATATCGGCTTTACCAGCATTGATCATAGGCTCGATGGCAAGAATCATCCCGGCTCTCAGTATGGGCCCGGTGCCACGCTCGCCGAAATTTGGAATTTGTGGCTCTTCGTGAAGACTACGACCAATACCGTGTCCCACAAATTCGCGGACAACACTATATCCGGCAGCACAAGCACATTCTTCAATGTGAGCTGACAGATCACCAAGCCTTCTACCAGCAGTGGCAATGGAAATGGCGCTCATGAGAATCCTCTGGGTGGTAGAAACTAGACAGGCTACCTCAGGTAAGACCTCACCAGTGGTGATGGTCGCAGCGGTATCGCTGACCCAGCCTTCTCTAATAATACCTACATCGAGTTTCACAATATCCCCACACTGAATATGGCGGCTGCTACTACCAATCCCATGGACGACTTCCTCATTAAGGCTAATACAAATTCTTCCAGGGAAACTTCGGTAACCAAGAAAGGCACTGCGTACCTGAGCCGCGTTCATTAATTCTCCTGCCGCTTCATCGATATCCTTTGTCGTTATTCCTGGAGTTACCATCCCAACAAGCTCCGCGAGAATCCCAGCCGCGACTTCACCGGACAGACGCATCTGAAAAACCTCCTTGCTCTTTTTAATGGGGATCATAACTCACTTCTTCCTCTCCCTGAGGCAATGGGCAACGCAATGCCGCGTCTCCTCCCTGTAAGAGGATGAGTTCTAGAAACATCCGAGCCCGAGGAGAACAGTTATTTTCTACACTTCCCTGCTCACTTCTTTCTTTTTAACGATGGTAGGCCACCAGAATAGTGGTGCCAGCGATAACTAGGATTGCCACAGCAACATAAACCCATACCAGCGGAGAGCTTGCCTTGTCCGCTCTCCCCCTAACGTAATACTCGGTACCACGCCGTCGCCCCTTACGCAAGAAGCCGTCATAGTGTCGTTGGAGCAAGTGAGTCTCCACCTGACGCATAGTCTCCAGGACAACACCAACGATAATCAACAATCCCGTGCCTCCAAAAAACTGTGCCGCCGTATAGGGCAGATTCAGCCCTTGGTAAAGAACCTGCGGCAGAATAGCAATGGCAGTTAGAAAGACGGCGCCGGCAAAGGTCAGCCGCGTCATAGCAAAGTCTAAAAAGTCCGCCGTCGGCCTGCCAGGACGCACACCAGGTATAAATCCCCCACACTTTTTTAAATCATCGGCAATTTGCACTGGCTGGAACTGCGTCGCTACCCAAAAATAGCTGAAGAAGAAGATCATACATCCGTAGAGAGTATAATGCAACCATCCAGAGGCCAACATGTCTGCTAAATCAGAGGCAGTTCTATTTTGAGGGAAGGCCATCTTTAGAATAGTGGAGGGAAAAATCAGGATCGCCTGTGCGAAGATTATGGGCATCACCCCTGCGTAGTTAACTTTAAGAGGCATGTATTGTGTCTGTCCGCCGTACACCTTGCGTCCCATTACCCGCTTTGCATACTGGATACTAATCTTTCTTTGTGCCTGAGTAACAGCAATTACTGCAGCTATTACGAATACCAAAAAGGCACACATTAGAACGAGAACAAGAGGGTTTATACTGGCCGTTGTGCCAATAACAGTAGGAACAAATGTCTTCCAAGCCTGGAGGAGACCCGCCGGAAGCTGGGCAAGGATTCCAACTGTGATGATCAAGGAAGTGCCGTTACCGATCCCTCGATCAGTGATTTGATCACCCAACCACATGAGAAAGAGAGTTCCTGCAGTCATTGTAGTGATGGTGAGTAAGCGGAACCCAAGACCAGGATGAGGAACTAGCTCCATGTCCAGCTGCCGCATTGTCTCCACGATTCCCTGTAGGAACGGGCTGGAAGCAGGGTTCTCCAGAGAAAGCGCAAGAAAGTAACCCTGGATGACACAAAGCCCAATAGTAATGTACCGAGCATAAAGCATGATTTTCTGGCGGCCACCCTCCTCACGTGCCAATTTTCCGAGCCTAGGAATCACTGCTGTGAGAAGTTGCAGCATGATGGATGCACTAATGTAGGGCATGATACCTAAGGAAAAAATTGCGCAATTGCCCAGCGCTCCACCTGTAAAAAGATTAAAGAGCGTAGCCACCCCACCGCTTGAGTGTGTTCTAGTAGCACCGACAAACCACTGCCGGAGTACTTCCGCATTTACTCCAGGAGTGGCTATTGCCGACCCTATACGCATGACCACAATCATGGCCAAGGTGAACATTATCCTCCTCCGCAGCTCTGGAATCTTAAAAATGTTGGTGAAGGCAGAAACCATGGCTAACTACCATAGAGGAAGGGCATATACGCGCTCCATTATCGAGCAACACTAAGGAATTTCCCCATTTTCCCCTATGAAAAACAGCAGGCAAAGTGGGGCAACCCACTTGCCTTACTAAGCACCTACCGGAATGGGCTTTTCCCAAAGAGGTCTTTTACACAGTGAGATGTTCCCTCCAGCTTTCTCCACCTTTTCTCTTGCTGCAGTACTAGTGCGATCCACCTCAATACTGAATTGCTTCGTTAAACTGCCCTTACCTAGGAGCTTTACCACCCGTAAATGCCCTCGTATGAGCCCCCTCCCGCGCAATATTGACTCATTGACCAGAGTGCCACCCTCAAAGAATTTCTCCAAATCCCCTACGTTGACAATGCCAACCACTTCCTTGAAACGAGAATTGTTAAAGCCGCGTTTGGGCAAGCGCCGAATCAGCGGCATCTGCCCCCCTTCAAATCCAGGGCGGATACTTCCGCCAGAACGTGCCCTCTGGCCCTTATGTCCCCTACCAGAGGTCTTTCCATGGCCACTACTTTCTCCTATACCAAGGCGCTTCTTGCGATGTTTGGCCCCAGGAAGGGGCTTTAAATCATGCAGTCTCATAAATAAAAATAAATCAGGGCGCAGTCATTATGGCTGACGAAAGTTCGGGCTGGAACTTCCCACGAATTTGACTAACCTGCTCACGTTTTCGGAGAGTAGTCAGGGCATTCAGAGTTGCCTTAACTACGTTGGTTGGATTACTGGATCCAAGGGATTTAGCCAGAACATCCCGGATACCAACAACTTCCATCATGGCGCGCACGCCTCCGCCAGCGATTACTCCTGTTCCTGGAGAGGCAGGCCGTAGTAGAACGCGCCCTCCTCCAAATTCCCCAATCACCTCATGGGGAAGTGTTTTTTCAGTAATAGCAATATTAAGCAGGCGTTTGTGTGCTGCTGCCGTTGCTTTGCGGATGGCCTCGCTCACCTCATTTGCCTTTCCAAAACCAACCCCAACCCGTCCTTGACGGTCGCCTGAGACAATTAGCGCGCTAAAACTAAAGCGCCGACCACCCTTGACCACTTTGGCACAGCGATTGATAAAAACAACTTTATCGGTGAGAGAGTTTTTGGGATCGGTGACCTGCCTGTTAGTCCCACGCAAGGACCGAGAGGTACTTCTTTCTTTACTATTCTTGAGGGTTAACATGAAATCGTTTCCTGCAGGGGGACTTGGGTACTAGAACTGGAAGCCTCCTTCTCGTGCCGCATCGGCCAGTGCTCTTACCTTGCCATGGTATTGAAAACCCCCACGGTCAAAGACGACAAGGCGGATACCCCTTACCAGTCCTCGCTCAGCAATGAGTTTGCCGACTATCTTTGCGCCAGTGGAATTGGCCCTGGTGGTCACTCTTAAGTCTTTTTCCGTGGTGTTCACGGAAGCAACGGTCCTGCCTTCCACGTCATTGATCACTTGGGCAGTAATGTGACGACCTGAAAAATGCACGCTCAGACGCGGACGCTGCGCAGTACCA
This DNA window, taken from Candidatus Xiphinematobacter sp., encodes the following:
- a CDS encoding 4-hydroxybenzoate octaprenyltransferase — its product is MQKHSMGPLRAFLQFVCFSHTIFALPFALGSMLTAAHGFPSRGILLLIVVAMVCARTAAMTFNRVVDRELDKRNPRTACRHLLVSQPTAIAACAISSLAFIGTTWAINRLCLALSPLALGIVFFYSLTKRFTYASQFFLGLALSVAPIGAWNAVTGEFALPPLILALCVFLWAAGFDMVYAIQDVEVDRREGLKSMVVLLGVTTSIRTAQWLHVGMLLSLVLFGWVEQLGFPYAVALGLIACLLLLMYRHFATDSSTKIAANWVLSNATMGLLLMAGIFMDFYWRSNSHFSSLVFQSVGAICIGSPGRTTLSA
- the hisI gene encoding phosphoribosyl-AMP cyclohydrolase — protein: MDLDFKFNAEGLIPAIVQQILTSKKHHYGRVLMMGWMNKDSIEQSLAKGFMHYWSRSRNKLWLKGETSGNVQKIVRWFVDCDRDTLLFYVEQKGSACHSGSESCFFSELDIREGMVPSPKEFLAVEEKKGGAPEKENEGKPAVLC
- a CDS encoding GuaB3 family IMP dehydrogenase-related protein, giving the protein MGMWIGKNRKARVTYGFDEISLVPGTVTINPNEVDTTFAIPRKRGEPIRLNIPILASAMDGVVDVCFAREMGLLGGLAVLNLEGIQTRYENPEEIFDEILKAKREHVTSLLQRLYQKPVQEVLVARRIQQIKESQITTAVSSIPQNAELYGRIAAEAGADVFVIQSTVSTVRHISSEYKSLELANFCKKIPLPVIVGNAVSYSVTLEILECGVAGVLVGVGPGAACTSRGVLGLGVPQVTATVDCAAARDAFYKKSGSYVPIITDGGMCKGGDVCKALACGSDAVMVGSAFAKAKEAPGRGYHWGMATPHANLPRGTRIHVGTTGSLQQILFGPAGVDDGSQNLIGAITTCMGNVGAASIRAFQETEIIIAPSIQTEGKLLQVVQNVGMGSQ
- the fabF gene encoding beta-ketoacyl-ACP synthase II; translation: MSDRRVVVTGLGVITPLGNDVKTFWKNLTEGRSGVRLYQAFDSEIYSCKIAGEVQSFDPVGVFKEAGKLHRSTEHDLCSRGTKSFEKIAMSKALKEARRSDRFTQFAVAAATMALSDSGLDIKTIQRDRFGVLIGSGIGGLQSMEDETKRLYARGPSRVSPFTIAMMISNMASGVVSMEFGICGPNMSIVTACATANHSIGEAWRIIKFGDADVFLAGGAEATITPLGISGFSAMNALSLRNSEPERASRPFDRDRDGFVMGEGAGILLIEELEHAKRRGASIYCELSGYGLSSDAYHMTQPLPEGEGAARCMRMAMRHAGVNSGEIDYINAHGTSTPIGDICETRAIKLALGSSAKTTMVSSTKSMTGHLLGAAGGVEMAACVLAIKYGVVPPTINLEHQDPECDLDYVPNQAREQKVCVAINNSFGFGGHNATLLARRFPD
- the pepF gene encoding oligoendopeptidase F, producing MSLNVCVPDRSAICPRDTWNLKAIFSSESDWENAFRKLKACHTEILKFRGHLSDSPKTLKRCLELKREIDVLNERVCEYAMLRLSEDNSNEKALDREARLVSFTPHLKRTFSFIAPELQRIPENVFIGWLQDPSLEEWMSFLRRILRTKPHTLSEPEENLLALVGGVLEGSGTVFSQLTNVDMSFGYVHDREDANHKIQLTQNTLTSLLIRRNRTIRREAFRKFYQEFSDHRYTLAAALAVSVRQDVFHARARNFSSAQEAALFYDDVPLSLYDGLIATVRAHLPLLHRYHGLRRRVLNLSAVHVYDLLVPLVDNAQTSIPFEVAVEKVLSAVAPLGKEYVSVLHNGLMVERWCDRYENKGKYSGAFSAGSYSSPPYLLMNYRKDVFSDLYTLAHEAGHSMHTWYSSRTQSFQNYRYSIFLAEVASAFNEILLTEHLLSKASDLPAYTYLLNRQIDDLQGSLFRQTMFAEFEKIIHAAEEEGRALTLDFLRSSYRSLLDAFFGQEVVVDDVAELECLRIPHFYDAFYVYKYATGISAAVTLCNKVLESGETAAYLGLLRSGGSQFPIAALQAAGVDMNSSEPIQAALHLFANRLEELEALLLVQEE
- the rpsD gene encoding 30S ribosomal protein S4 → MARRTGPKTKVSRRYGVLIEGSARAFENKTYPPGVHGPSRSIRRKISDYALALAEKQKLRCQYGVLERQFRRYFRQALTKKGVTGEILLQLLETRLDNIVYRMGFSRTLRGARQLVAHGHVFLNSRKIDIASANLRPGDQIGIKGAPSSRSMVQKVLELAHSATVPGWLLVDLGNLTGRMVRLPSREDINPIVNEQLVVELYSR
- the rpsK gene encoding 30S ribosomal protein S11, whose amino-acid sequence is MVETLKEVADKPASEEGVSPRFQKKGERQAGDSRGKTKKSSKARVRGGRSIVQGIVHVLASFNNTIVSIADQNGKVVGWSSAGKCGFKGSRKSTAYAAQLVAQDACRQAMGYGLKEVEVRVKGPGAGRESAVRAIQAIGLEISLIQDVTPVPHNGCRPPKQRRV
- the rpsM gene encoding 30S ribosomal protein S13 produces the protein MPRLLGVEIPGDKRIEASLQYIYGIGKRTAARILEQADIGVDLRAKALSQEQIAAIVHAISASKILTEGDLRREVQNHLKRLQGINCYRGMRHRRGLPVRGQRTSTNARTRKGARRTVGIARNKNAKSGKV
- the rpmJ gene encoding 50S ribosomal protein L36, producing MKVRASVKRQCGSCKIVRRKNVVRVICKDPKHKQRQG